From the Octadecabacter antarcticus 307 genome, one window contains:
- a CDS encoding lysophospholipid acyltransferase family protein, producing MISTSLKSVLHHVKYFPLWSALTVLRWRAFDLRSRGLGTTFGVIMRCFPPARRRFDREAKRVFPNMKRSARAHLGQNMGRHMGRTLFEIYHDAEFQTQHHKFNASGSGLVALKEAHAVGKGAIIVSGHFGQWEAVRAAIKMQGLESGAVYRPNKNRHYERRIFAGIEAGGKPVLATGRVGTKALVRHLRGGGIISILLDEKYSEGVRIPFLGYDALTSLSAAQLALKYGLPMIPAYGTRTEDGNAFHVDFEAPIPHTDSITMTHAFNDSLSARIMADPEQWYWMLRRWDGV from the coding sequence ATGATTTCAACTTCTCTAAAATCAGTTTTACATCACGTCAAATATTTCCCTTTGTGGTCGGCGTTGACTGTTCTTCGATGGCGCGCCTTTGATTTGCGATCGCGTGGGCTGGGAACGACATTTGGTGTGATTATGCGTTGCTTTCCGCCAGCAAGACGCCGATTTGACCGTGAAGCAAAACGGGTTTTTCCCAATATGAAGCGTAGTGCACGCGCTCATCTTGGCCAAAATATGGGCAGACATATGGGGCGAACACTTTTTGAGATTTATCACGACGCTGAATTTCAAACCCAACACCACAAATTCAACGCCTCAGGCTCTGGTCTTGTTGCCCTGAAAGAAGCTCACGCGGTCGGCAAGGGCGCCATCATCGTTTCTGGTCATTTCGGCCAGTGGGAAGCTGTTCGCGCCGCTATTAAAATGCAGGGGCTTGAAAGCGGAGCTGTGTATCGGCCAAACAAGAACCGCCATTACGAACGCCGCATTTTCGCGGGAATTGAAGCAGGGGGAAAGCCAGTTTTGGCAACTGGCCGCGTGGGAACCAAGGCCCTTGTGCGACATCTTCGGGGTGGCGGTATTATTTCAATCTTATTAGATGAGAAGTATTCGGAAGGTGTGCGAATACCTTTCCTTGGTTATGATGCTTTAACGTCGCTATCAGCGGCCCAGCTCGCACTCAAATACGGCCTACCCATGATACCAGCCTATGGTACTCGCACTGAAGACGGGAACGCCTTCCACGTTGATTTCGAAGCCCCAATTCCACACACCGACAGCATTACAATGACCCATGCTTTCAATGACAGCCTATCTGCGCGGATCATGGCTGATCCAGAACAGTGGTACTGGATGTTGAGGCGTTGGGACGGTGTGTGA
- a CDS encoding cysteine desulfurase-like protein, with product MNFPISHIRSLFPALALTDDGQARAYLDNPAGTQVPLSVAYAVHHYMLNDVSNGGGHFRTSVKTDQVWQEAHEDAALFIGAASAREVIIGQSMTSLTFHLSRSICRDFQSGDEIVISRVEHEGNVGPWFEIAKDKGLKIVWVDFNHETWQVEPDDLAAVLTDRTRLVALNYASNLTGSVNDIPALTKLAKDAGALVFVDAVQFAPHHLLDVQAIGCDFLVCSSYKFFGPHLGLVWGREELLQSLYPYKGRCVSNDTPDRFEAGTPQYELLAGLSATVAYFEHIGGLSGETTNRRELIASAFQMSRDYEEPLTNKLIEGLQQIPGIVIYGITNSNRMHERVPTVSIRHSNVAPSDIARKLSDENIFVWHGHNYAYEPTRSLNLPEDEGVVRIGLAHYNTAQEVQKVLQGIEMSVAKVGR from the coding sequence ATGAATTTTCCGATTTCGCACATCCGTTCGTTGTTCCCAGCTTTGGCTCTGACTGATGATGGGCAGGCACGCGCCTATCTCGATAATCCTGCGGGAACACAGGTGCCTTTGTCTGTAGCGTATGCCGTTCACCACTATATGCTGAACGATGTGTCCAACGGTGGTGGGCATTTTCGCACCAGCGTCAAGACAGATCAGGTTTGGCAAGAGGCCCATGAAGACGCAGCACTTTTTATAGGTGCTGCGTCTGCGCGTGAAGTGATCATAGGTCAAAGCATGACATCGCTTACTTTTCACTTGTCGCGGAGCATCTGTCGGGACTTTCAATCAGGCGACGAGATTGTGATCAGCCGTGTCGAGCATGAGGGCAATGTGGGCCCGTGGTTTGAGATTGCGAAAGACAAAGGTCTTAAAATTGTCTGGGTCGATTTTAACCATGAAACTTGGCAGGTCGAACCTGACGACTTAGCGGCGGTTCTGACGGATAGAACGCGCTTGGTGGCGTTGAACTACGCGAGTAACCTAACCGGGTCTGTTAACGACATACCAGCTTTGACCAAGCTGGCCAAAGACGCTGGGGCATTGGTCTTTGTGGATGCAGTGCAATTTGCGCCTCACCACCTGTTGGACGTCCAGGCGATCGGCTGTGATTTCCTTGTGTGTTCATCATACAAGTTTTTTGGACCACACCTCGGGCTGGTTTGGGGCCGCGAAGAGTTACTTCAATCTTTGTATCCTTACAAAGGTCGGTGCGTTTCAAATGACACGCCAGACAGGTTCGAAGCAGGCACGCCGCAATATGAACTGCTGGCTGGATTAAGTGCGACCGTTGCATATTTTGAGCACATTGGCGGTCTCAGTGGCGAAACTACTAACCGTCGCGAGCTAATTGCATCAGCATTTCAAATGTCGCGGGACTATGAAGAGCCTCTGACCAACAAATTGATTGAAGGACTTCAGCAGATCCCCGGCATTGTGATTTATGGGATAACAAATTCAAACCGAATGCACGAGAGGGTGCCAACTGTTTCAATTCGGCACAGCAACGTTGCGCCATCGGACATCGCGCGCAAACTGTCGGATGAGAATATTTTTGTATGGCATGGCCACAACTATGCCTACGAGCCAACTCGTTCGCTGAATTTGCCCGAAGATGAGGGCGTCGTTCGGATTGGACTAGCGCATTACAACACCGCTCAAGAGGTCCAAAAAGTTCTCCAAGGGATCGAAATGTCTGTCGCTAAGGTTGGAAGATGA
- a CDS encoding DMT family transporter — protein MFRVSATAAGPLFASVAMVMFSLNDVAMKVLSSGYALHELVLIRSIVGLAVVVCIMVPLNGTLSILKTRRLGMHVLRASFVVFANLCFFLGLAVLPLADAVAIFFISPFLIIIASVLFLGEVVRRRRWSAIAFGMIGVLIVLRPGTEAFQVASLLPLAAAFGYSGLHIMTRFLRDTENAVSMTFYIQIVFIVVCVVFGLLFEDGKLAEQSNASLAFLFREWRVPDTADLPLMLILGIFASIGGYCISRAYRLGEAAIVAPVEYLVMPLSIAWGVLVFGTWPDAVAWCGIGLILSSGLYTVWREHQLQKTTAHIVAR, from the coding sequence ATGTTCAGGGTGTCAGCAACGGCTGCCGGTCCGCTATTTGCGAGCGTGGCGATGGTCATGTTCTCTTTGAACGACGTGGCCATGAAAGTCCTCAGTAGTGGCTATGCCTTGCACGAATTGGTGCTGATACGCTCGATTGTCGGCCTTGCCGTTGTCGTGTGCATCATGGTCCCCCTAAACGGTACACTTTCCATTCTCAAGACCCGCCGATTGGGCATGCATGTGCTCCGCGCGAGCTTTGTTGTGTTTGCGAACCTTTGCTTTTTCCTTGGCCTCGCTGTCCTGCCCTTGGCCGATGCTGTGGCAATTTTTTTCATATCGCCTTTTTTGATCATAATTGCTTCCGTCCTCTTTCTGGGCGAAGTGGTCAGACGGCGCAGATGGAGCGCAATTGCCTTCGGAATGATCGGCGTTCTGATCGTACTGCGGCCAGGAACAGAAGCGTTTCAAGTGGCTTCACTCCTACCGCTGGCCGCTGCGTTTGGCTATTCAGGTCTGCACATCATGACGCGGTTCCTGCGGGACACAGAGAACGCAGTATCGATGACATTTTACATCCAGATCGTCTTTATTGTGGTTTGCGTCGTGTTTGGTCTGCTCTTTGAAGACGGCAAACTTGCAGAGCAAAGCAACGCATCCTTGGCGTTCCTGTTTCGCGAATGGCGAGTTCCAGATACCGCCGATCTTCCCTTGATGCTGATCCTTGGCATCTTCGCGTCTATCGGGGGCTATTGCATCTCACGGGCCTATCGATTGGGTGAAGCGGCGATTGTTGCGCCGGTGGAATACCTCGTGATGCCACTCAGCATAGCATGGGGCGTATTGGTGTTTGGCACATGGCCAGACGCAGTGGCATGGTGCGGGATTGGGCTAATTCTCTCGTCAGGGCTTTACACCGTCTGGCGTGAACACCAGCTGCAGAAAACAACGGCGCATATCGTGGCGCGTTAA
- a CDS encoding alpha/beta hydrolase family protein — MDTFLSESNRALIHKRLLLTSTDLMSANAIRTCDHQEKDVVRFMLQNFEEAAVNYPEHISELNKVKPKKKPKPRDHQREAIDATAKGLKTHDRGQLIMACGTGKTFTTLWIKEQLQANTTLVLLPSLNLLGQTMREWTAAFNQPFDVLCVCSDKSVGRMLIIGIGAAIWVVRGLSDFDLIGHNVSEVSFELDDAVLSGSLVMPKNAKSPPIALIVHGDGAQDRFSDGGALPLINTLVDAGIGVFTWDKAGVGQSTGNWLDQTMEDRAGEALAAFQAISALDNIGVDQIGFLGFSQAGWVLPRVAKQMTPAFTVLVGGAVSWRDQGTYYRRVRMGSEGVAEEEIEQRLADRVLRNDALFDASVAPPPTTDMDPARFRFVAGAYWEDSTDFISGMKGPILAIWGQDDLNVDAGSDSVTFQEQLMPLTENRQVVMVPNATHGLLRADIFNYQLPSDWPWYLQYVFLGMGRDAFNQQSLDQIVHWVHASVE; from the coding sequence ATGGACACCTTTCTAAGCGAGTCCAACCGTGCCCTCATTCACAAACGGCTTTTGCTGACATCCACAGACCTGATGAGTGCGAACGCCATCCGAACTTGTGATCATCAAGAAAAAGATGTTGTCCGATTCATGCTTCAAAACTTTGAGGAAGCGGCAGTCAACTACCCTGAGCACATCTCAGAATTGAACAAAGTTAAACCAAAGAAGAAGCCCAAGCCACGGGACCATCAAAGAGAAGCTATTGATGCAACTGCTAAGGGGCTGAAGACCCACGACCGTGGTCAACTTATTATGGCCTGCGGAACTGGAAAGACGTTCACGACGCTTTGGATCAAGGAACAACTCCAAGCCAACACCACTTTGGTCCTTCTGCCGTCACTCAACCTACTTGGGCAAACCATGCGAGAGTGGACAGCAGCATTTAACCAACCCTTTGATGTTCTCTGTGTGTGTTCTGACAAATCTGTGGGGCGCATGCTCATCATAGGTATCGGAGCCGCCATCTGGGTAGTGCGCGGCCTCTCTGATTTTGATCTCATTGGACATAACGTCAGCGAAGTCTCGTTTGAACTTGACGACGCGGTGTTGTCAGGATCATTGGTAATGCCCAAAAATGCCAAGAGCCCACCCATCGCCCTTATCGTCCACGGGGATGGGGCACAGGATCGTTTTTCTGATGGTGGAGCTCTACCCCTCATCAACACGCTGGTCGATGCTGGTATTGGCGTCTTTACTTGGGACAAGGCTGGTGTCGGGCAGAGTACGGGCAACTGGCTAGATCAAACGATGGAGGATCGCGCAGGTGAGGCATTGGCGGCATTTCAGGCCATTTCCGCGCTGGATAATATAGGTGTCGACCAAATTGGTTTCTTGGGGTTCTCACAGGCAGGCTGGGTGCTACCGCGTGTAGCAAAACAAATGACGCCAGCATTTACAGTCCTCGTCGGTGGGGCCGTGTCTTGGCGTGATCAGGGCACTTACTACAGGCGCGTCAGAATGGGATCAGAGGGTGTCGCTGAAGAGGAAATCGAGCAGCGTTTGGCAGATCGGGTTCTCCGAAACGATGCCTTGTTTGATGCATCCGTTGCACCACCGCCAACGACAGACATGGATCCTGCACGATTTAGATTTGTTGCAGGAGCATATTGGGAAGACTCCACTGATTTCATTTCAGGCATGAAGGGTCCCATACTTGCCATCTGGGGTCAGGATGATCTGAATGTTGACGCAGGTTCGGACTCAGTAACCTTCCAAGAACAGCTGATGCCACTCACTGAAAATAGACAGGTTGTGATGGTACCAAACGCCACGCACGGCTTGCTTCGCGCTGATATTTTCAACTACCAACTCCCATCCGATTGGCCTTGGTACCTTCAGTATGTGTTTTTGGGTATGGGCAGAGATGCTTTCAATCAGCAATCGCTCGATCAAATCGTACATTGGGTCCACGCTTCTGTGGAATGA
- a CDS encoding TetR/AcrR family transcriptional regulator codes for MQEPPIETKRDKELKSRRAHILEAALMSFLEKGYHQTGVRDIAKRAGVSLGNLYNHFSGKHAVLAEIAALEREEFQPFLTELSSDEAPLKVLEGFVRNYLIHLSAPENVILSLEIASEAVRKPDIAKMFLENQNALLDALAVLLARGVKDGCFRLLPNTREAASLILDAMEGKALRATLQTGQTTVDHTELWDFIKNAITCPPN; via the coding sequence ATGCAAGAGCCCCCAATCGAAACAAAACGCGACAAAGAACTAAAGTCTCGCCGCGCTCATATTCTTGAGGCGGCGCTAATGAGTTTCCTTGAAAAAGGGTATCACCAGACCGGTGTCCGCGACATTGCGAAACGCGCAGGCGTGAGTTTAGGAAATCTTTACAATCACTTCAGTGGCAAGCACGCAGTGTTGGCAGAAATCGCTGCCTTAGAACGTGAAGAGTTCCAGCCGTTCCTGACCGAGTTGAGCAGCGATGAGGCACCATTGAAAGTTCTCGAAGGTTTTGTGCGCAACTATCTCATCCATCTTTCCGCACCGGAGAATGTGATTCTTAGCCTTGAGATCGCTAGCGAGGCTGTGCGAAAACCTGATATCGCTAAAATGTTCTTGGAGAACCAAAATGCTTTGCTTGATGCATTGGCCGTCCTTTTGGCGCGTGGCGTAAAAGACGGTTGTTTTCGTTTGTTGCCTAACACCCGAGAAGCAGCGAGTCTGATCTTGGACGCGATGGAAGGCAAAGCGTTAAGGGCAACCTTGCAAACTGGTCAAACGACGGTTGATCACACAGAGCTATGGGACTTCATCAAGAATGCGATTACTTGTCCGCCAAATTAA
- a CDS encoding efflux RND transporter periplasmic adaptor subunit produces MADQIELAGKARMRRGIWILLSAALLVTVGTILVLTEDTADVTQANVPAALQIVSVRDLAVSDVTASVETFAEVHPRWSADIRAAVGGRIVEVREAALAGVQVPAGAVLFQIESTQYDTAVAAAELSLAEAEFALLQAENKTTVSQRQFERDTTSAPNDLALHLPELRIAERGVASAEAQLRAAQQQLADTTVTAPFSGFITERLISLGQTVTAGEPLLKLVDDKQFEMTAELSRESWALLDHPITEQVVQLVDTIGTPMGTAIVRQGGGFLDQNTRQYRVFLEVSETNDQPILSGDFLRVLLTGRVLEDTLSIPGTALTRTGHVWFVDQNDQLMRFTPDILFRLDDQIVITAPESDHKQRVAITPLASFLPGQRVAPHSLED; encoded by the coding sequence ATGGCAGACCAAATCGAACTAGCCGGGAAAGCGCGAATGCGGCGCGGGATTTGGATATTGCTTTCAGCGGCCTTGCTAGTAACTGTCGGGACCATTCTGGTTTTAACAGAAGATACGGCGGACGTCACGCAAGCCAACGTTCCAGCTGCGCTGCAAATTGTTTCTGTCAGGGATTTGGCTGTCAGCGATGTTACCGCTTCGGTTGAAACTTTTGCCGAAGTACATCCACGCTGGTCAGCTGACATCCGGGCCGCCGTTGGTGGCCGGATTGTAGAGGTACGCGAGGCTGCTCTTGCAGGTGTGCAGGTTCCCGCTGGCGCTGTCCTATTCCAGATAGAAAGCACCCAGTATGACACGGCAGTGGCCGCAGCAGAGCTGTCGCTGGCAGAGGCGGAGTTTGCCTTGCTGCAAGCCGAAAACAAGACAACCGTCTCGCAGCGTCAGTTTGAACGCGACACCACCAGCGCACCAAATGACCTAGCCTTACATTTACCAGAGCTCAGGATCGCAGAACGCGGGGTAGCTTCTGCTGAAGCACAGCTTCGCGCGGCACAGCAGCAGCTTGCTGATACCACTGTCACCGCGCCATTTTCAGGTTTCATCACGGAGCGGCTGATCAGTCTGGGCCAAACAGTGACTGCAGGAGAGCCGTTGTTGAAGTTAGTGGATGATAAGCAGTTTGAAATGACGGCCGAATTGTCACGTGAAAGCTGGGCCTTGTTGGATCACCCAATTACCGAACAAGTTGTGCAACTTGTAGATACGATCGGGACGCCGATGGGGACAGCTATCGTTCGGCAAGGTGGTGGTTTCCTTGATCAAAACACCCGCCAATACCGCGTATTTCTTGAAGTGAGCGAAACTAACGACCAACCTATTTTGTCAGGTGACTTCCTGCGGGTGCTTCTGACGGGGCGCGTTCTCGAAGACACCTTGAGTATTCCAGGCACCGCGCTGACCAGAACTGGGCACGTGTGGTTTGTTGATCAAAATGACCAGCTAATGCGCTTTACACCTGATATATTGTTCCGGCTCGATGATCAGATTGTGATCACGGCACCTGAAAGTGACCATAAGCAGCGCGTTGCAATCACGCCGCTGGCTTCGTTCCTCCCCGGCCAGCGTGTCGCACCACATAGCCTGGAGGATTAA
- a CDS encoding efflux RND transporter permease subunit: MHALTGWFIRNPVAANLMMALILFMGVLTAFTIRIEGFPRIPPDSIQITTEYNGAPAEQVDELVTRKIEQALEGLEGVRSVTSRSGDSTSFVSVRRAGGQDLQRLLDQVRLRIDAITGLPANVRRPVIDAAGFDFPALYVNLHGDTDPATLQTLARRLKENLLSQPELSRLNIWGLIPREMRIEVFPERLRQLNLTVSDVVSAIQANSIDFQAGTLRTAGGNIYLRADDRARYAGDYAMLPVIERANGSTVPLSDIATITDTFVDGDFLFRLNGDATVGMEILIGQKENLLQISQVVNRVVADFSPQLPSGIQATVWGDSASYISDRLSLLTSNGVQGLLLVLLVLSIFLNVRLAFWVAMGIPISVMGALAVAGTKWVDYSLNDVTTFGLIIALGILVDDAVVVGESVYEERRKTKDPIVGTENGVNKVAVATVFGVLTTIAAFFPMLLIDNPLGKVLAGFSGIVILSLIFSLIESKFILPAHLAHTQLDAKPRYLLTRGWAKVQDAAQAGLNWVRDSLYLPALHASLRHRYAVLVLFLAAGLLGLGLIGKGTIKTVFFPDVPGQIITVNLEMDSRAPFSLTRDNVQRIEDLGNELNVELQESAALDTPPIRTMFVIISGAESAQIYAELSPVIERPGVETLGIAREWQRRTGQIEGATELEFTASESLGGGFQLQLLSKDPDLLREASTELRSFLAGIDGISNIRDTMAGGQPELRVRIRPEARNLGFSAETLASQIGYAFGGAEVQRIRRDSSEIRVLVQNARPARNTVDDLLQTRLRSDTGAWVPLTTVAEVNGGYVAGMTHRLNGQTVNTVAAAIDRSVVSPAEVAQAVTEQMVPLLAQKYPSVQVSFGGELEEMGEIQGGLLRALLLATVLIYVLMAVPLKSYSQPFIILAIIPFGFVGAAIGHLIMGLPLSLFSFFGMLALTGVVVNDSLVLITRYNQNRTSGMDVIAALHEAGVGRFRAIFLTTATTVIGLLPLLTETSEQAQYLIPAAASLAFGEIFGTALMLILVPVLIAIAEDIRTAVFPAGVAATAQNSEG, translated from the coding sequence ATGCATGCATTGACCGGATGGTTCATTCGCAACCCTGTGGCAGCGAACCTAATGATGGCGCTGATCCTTTTTATGGGCGTCCTGACTGCCTTTACGATACGGATCGAAGGTTTTCCCCGTATTCCGCCGGACAGCATCCAGATCACGACCGAATACAACGGCGCTCCCGCCGAGCAAGTCGACGAACTTGTCACCCGAAAGATCGAACAGGCCCTAGAAGGTCTTGAAGGTGTTCGCAGCGTAACTTCGCGATCTGGCGACAGTACTTCTTTTGTCAGTGTTCGCCGCGCAGGTGGGCAAGACCTGCAACGTCTGCTGGACCAAGTGCGCTTGCGTATTGATGCGATAACGGGTCTGCCAGCCAATGTGCGTCGGCCTGTGATTGACGCTGCGGGATTTGATTTCCCAGCACTTTACGTGAACTTGCACGGTGATACCGACCCTGCAACGCTTCAGACGCTGGCACGGCGGTTGAAGGAAAATCTATTGTCTCAGCCGGAACTGTCACGTCTTAACATCTGGGGCCTGATCCCGCGCGAGATGCGTATTGAGGTTTTTCCTGAACGTCTTCGCCAGCTTAACCTGACGGTTTCGGATGTCGTAAGTGCCATTCAGGCGAACTCTATAGATTTTCAGGCGGGAACCCTGCGTACAGCGGGTGGCAATATCTACCTGCGTGCTGATGATCGGGCCCGATACGCTGGGGACTATGCAATGCTACCGGTAATTGAGCGTGCAAATGGTTCAACCGTGCCGTTAAGCGATATTGCCACTATCACGGATACATTTGTTGATGGCGATTTCCTGTTTCGCCTGAATGGTGATGCAACCGTTGGCATGGAAATCCTGATTGGGCAAAAAGAAAACCTGCTGCAAATCTCCCAAGTGGTGAACCGTGTCGTCGCAGACTTTTCCCCCCAATTGCCATCCGGCATTCAGGCCACCGTCTGGGGGGACAGCGCCAGCTATATCTCAGATCGTTTAAGCCTACTCACCTCGAACGGGGTGCAGGGGTTGCTGCTAGTCCTACTTGTCTTGTCGATTTTCCTGAATGTTCGCTTGGCTTTTTGGGTCGCAATGGGAATTCCCATCTCAGTGATGGGGGCGCTGGCGGTGGCCGGCACCAAGTGGGTGGATTATTCGCTGAATGACGTCACCACGTTCGGACTGATCATCGCGCTTGGCATTCTTGTTGATGACGCCGTTGTGGTGGGTGAAAGCGTGTACGAGGAGCGCCGTAAGACCAAAGACCCCATCGTGGGAACCGAAAACGGGGTGAACAAGGTTGCGGTTGCAACTGTCTTTGGTGTGTTGACCACTATTGCAGCCTTCTTTCCAATGCTTCTGATCGATAATCCACTCGGCAAAGTGCTGGCGGGTTTCTCGGGGATCGTGATCTTGTCGTTGATCTTTTCGCTGATCGAAAGCAAGTTCATCCTGCCTGCTCATCTGGCGCATACACAACTGGATGCAAAGCCTAGATATTTACTGACGCGGGGCTGGGCAAAAGTCCAAGACGCAGCGCAGGCTGGATTGAATTGGGTGCGCGATAGCCTTTATCTGCCCGCTCTCCATGCCTCATTACGTCATCGGTATGCAGTGTTGGTCCTGTTTCTTGCTGCGGGCCTCCTTGGGTTGGGCCTGATTGGAAAAGGCACAATCAAGACAGTGTTTTTCCCGGATGTGCCCGGGCAAATTATTACCGTTAATTTGGAGATGGACTCGCGCGCGCCGTTTTCACTCACCCGTGACAATGTTCAGCGGATTGAAGATCTGGGCAACGAACTGAACGTTGAACTGCAGGAAAGTGCCGCTTTAGATACCCCGCCGATCCGCACCATGTTCGTCATAATTTCGGGTGCCGAAAGCGCACAGATTTATGCCGAACTGTCCCCTGTGATCGAAAGGCCGGGCGTTGAGACTTTGGGCATCGCACGTGAATGGCAAAGGCGAACTGGACAAATCGAAGGCGCCACTGAGTTAGAATTTACAGCCTCAGAGTCGCTGGGTGGTGGATTTCAGTTGCAACTGTTGTCGAAAGACCCCGACCTGCTGCGTGAAGCCAGCACCGAACTGCGCAGTTTTTTGGCTGGCATCGATGGGATCAGTAATATCCGCGATACCATGGCGGGTGGTCAGCCCGAACTCCGCGTGCGAATCCGCCCAGAGGCCCGCAATCTTGGTTTCAGCGCAGAAACGCTCGCCAGTCAGATTGGGTATGCGTTTGGCGGCGCAGAGGTGCAGCGCATTCGCCGCGATAGTTCAGAAATACGGGTGCTGGTCCAGAACGCCCGCCCTGCGCGCAATACGGTTGACGATTTGCTGCAAACTCGACTGCGCAGCGATACTGGTGCCTGGGTGCCGCTAACAACCGTGGCTGAAGTAAACGGCGGCTATGTCGCGGGTATGACACACCGCTTGAACGGTCAAACAGTTAACACCGTGGCCGCCGCCATTGACCGCTCAGTTGTGTCCCCGGCAGAGGTTGCCCAGGCCGTGACAGAGCAAATGGTGCCGCTTCTAGCGCAAAAATACCCATCCGTTCAGGTGTCCTTTGGGGGTGAACTAGAAGAGATGGGAGAAATTCAGGGTGGGCTTTTGCGGGCGTTGTTGTTGGCCACCGTGCTTATATACGTGCTTATGGCAGTGCCGCTGAAATCCTATTCGCAGCCCTTCATTATTCTTGCAATCATACCATTCGGTTTCGTCGGTGCCGCGATTGGGCATCTGATCATGGGGCTGCCTTTGTCGCTGTTTTCGTTCTTTGGTATGCTCGCGCTTACCGGTGTGGTGGTGAATGACAGTTTGGTGCTGATCACGCGCTACAACCAAAATCGCACGTCAGGAATGGATGTGATCGCAGCGTTGCACGAAGCTGGTGTCGGGCGGTTTAGGGCAATTTTTCTAACCACTGCGACCACAGTTATTGGCCTTCTTCCTTTGTTGACTGAAACCTCTGAGCAGGCGCAGTACCTTATCCCTGCAGCCGCATCTCTGGCCTTTGGTGAGATCTTTGGCACGGCCCTGATGCTCATCCTTGTACCGGTTTTAATAGCCATTGCTGAAGATATCCGGACTGCGGTTTTTCCCGCCGGGGTTGCGGCTACCGCCCAGAATTCAGAAGGCTAG
- a CDS encoding ABC transporter six-transmembrane domain-containing protein, whose product MLNDGPLTVRALLRAFRWRIALTWMLILFEVALTALVPLFIGFAIDGLLASDTQALFQLIAVLAVLIVVSVIRRAYDTRVFGTVRVEMGKTQAARAANLPVSTLNARLGMGRELADFLEADLPLAMTSLVQLIISVIVLYTFDPVLALAGASAVATMLAIYSLSHGRFYRLNGQLNQQTERQVGILETRKPQSLSTHLTRLRRIEVRISDTESIVYGAIFVVLLGLVVFNLWYATANLTITSGTIFSIVTYSWELVDAALAFPMALQGWSRLSEIMKRINHAVPSDLSKPQADQ is encoded by the coding sequence ATGTTGAATGATGGCCCCCTGACTGTTCGGGCACTTTTGCGGGCGTTCCGCTGGCGCATAGCACTTACCTGGATGCTGATCTTGTTTGAGGTCGCCCTTACTGCACTTGTTCCACTTTTCATCGGTTTTGCGATCGACGGGCTACTGGCTAGTGATACGCAAGCACTGTTCCAGTTGATCGCGGTGCTAGCAGTGCTGATTGTGGTCAGCGTGATCCGTCGTGCCTACGATACGCGTGTTTTCGGCACTGTGCGTGTTGAAATGGGGAAAACCCAGGCTGCACGCGCGGCCAACCTACCTGTATCGACGTTGAATGCCCGGCTAGGGATGGGACGCGAGCTGGCAGATTTTCTTGAGGCTGACCTGCCGCTGGCGATGACATCGCTTGTCCAACTCATCATCTCGGTCATCGTCCTCTATACATTTGACCCCGTGTTGGCGCTGGCAGGGGCGAGCGCAGTGGCGACGATGTTGGCAATATACAGTCTGTCGCATGGTCGTTTCTATCGGCTCAATGGCCAACTTAACCAGCAGACAGAACGGCAGGTTGGCATTCTTGAGACACGAAAACCGCAAAGCCTATCAACCCATCTGACGCGGTTGCGCCGTATCGAGGTGCGGATATCTGATACGGAATCCATCGTCTATGGTGCGATATTTGTCGTTCTTCTTGGATTGGTGGTCTTCAACCTTTGGTATGCGACTGCCAATTTGACGATCACATCGGGCACCATCTTTTCGATCGTCACCTATTCATGGGAACTTGTTGACGCAGCTCTCGCGTTCCCGATGGCGCTTCAGGGCTGGTCACGCTTGTCAGAGATTATGAAACGGATCAACCACGCGGTGCCTTCTGATTTGTCAAAACCGCAGGCTGACCAATGA